DNA from Musa acuminata AAA Group cultivar baxijiao chromosome BXJ1-5, Cavendish_Baxijiao_AAA, whole genome shotgun sequence:
GACACGGGTTGATATTGAGAAATGCTTAGTATTTGCTCGATTTCTCACCGAGTAACAATTACTACACAAACATTCTGAAACAAGTATATTTATCGATTTTTGTGTGCCTTATATTTCATTCCATTGTTAGGTGCTGGATTTTATCTAAATGCTAAGGAAGAGAAGTGGAAAAATTGGCGTATGTATGACTATGTCGTTAAGGAGCTACCAAAAGTCCTCAGTGAAAATTTTGAACAACTTGATACATCAAGGGCATCAATTTCTGGGCATTCAATGGGTGGCCATGGTGCGCTGACCATTTACTTGAAAAACCTTGAAAAATATAAGGTATTCTGTGGACTTGATACTCAACTCAAGAATAAGTAGAATACTTGATTTGATTTTTCAACATTCATCATTCTCATTATTTGATACTTTGTTCAGGCAGTTTCTGCTTTTGCACCTATCACCAATCCCACAAACTGCCCATGGGGCCAGAAGGCCTTTTCAAACTATTTGGGCAGCGATAAATCTGACTGGCAGGTGAGATCCCTGCAATAGACCCCTCGGTTGATTTTATAACTTTGAGAATGTTAACAgtgtattccttctttttctgaTTTCGGGTTTTAAGCGCCTTTCTAATTCCTCTCAGGAATATGATGCCACCTTGTTAATTGAAAAGTGCAGCAAAATTTCGACTCCTATATTAATTGACCAGgtatttatagtattttgattGTTTTTGAGTGTTTGCTATCTGTACCAAttgttgcttttctttttctattgagtTGTACAGGTATTCATGATTAATATGTTTACAGTAAATATGTGTTCAGATCGTTAATGTAATTAGAACATGTAATTGCCAGTAATCAACTGCTGTCAACTCTTGGAACATGATTCTATCTAGAAGATAGTGATCTCAAACCTTGATAACAAATTCTCGGAAGCTTATAGACTATGCCATCGGTCATATTGTATGTCTTAGACCAATGACCGAAAACTATGCTTTGCTGGACAGGGAGAGGATGACAAGTTCCTTCACGATCAGCTGTTGCCCCACAACTTCGAGGATGCCTGCAAGGGTGCAAATGCCCCGCTGGTGCTTCGGATGCAACCTGGCTATGACCATTCCTACTACTTCATTTCGACCTTCATCGACGATCACATCCACCACCATGCCAAAGCTCTTAAATGTGCTTGAGTCCGTGGTCGCAAAATAGACTTCATGCCATGGGATCTCAGGATGCGGCAGATGTGTAGAATTCACTTGTAGAAGTACTCTTACAACTATTTCAATGCTCTTGTTCCAACTGTGAACCAGATATTTGACTGCCTTCTGGTCACAACTCAGTAAGTCTGACCTTCTATTTCCATATCATCCGCATATTAATCTCTCTCGGCCTCGTCTTCCTTCTAAATCTTAAACATCAACGAAGTCGAGAACTGGTTGATGTTTACTTGATCAGGGAGCGAAGGGAACATTAAGGTAAGCCCATTCATTTTCTTTGGACATGTCTGCCATAGTCTCATATCACTTTGTCATCAGAACTTGTTCCCAAGTTCTAAAAAACCAACTTGATTCTTGCTCTTTGGACATGTCTTCTATACCAACACCATCTGTATTCTCAGTCAATCAAGGTTTTGGCATCTTAGCTGAGGTCTCATTTGCTCCTCAGTGGAATGAGAGATCATGCTAAGTCTGTAGGGTGGCATTAGCTACATGATTACTTCGAAGGGATGCCATGAGAGAAGGATGCCTCAGCCTCAGCCTCAGCCTCAGCACTAAGAGAGTGAAACACTGTGCCATGTGAAACTCCATTTGCCTGATGATGATGCCGGAGGAAGCTTTCCCATTGGCGTCCAGGGGTTTGTGGTCGTGAACCGGACCGGTCTTCTCCTCTGTTGATGACGTCGAACCCGGTCAATTAAATCCCGCTACTCAGCCCGAACCAAACCCGGCTCAAACTTAAGGCGTTAATTTAACCAAATCGGACCCCCATCGCTCCGCCCTTTCTCCCCGTCCTTCACTACTTCCGCCCTTTCCTCTCGTCTCTGCCGCTTCTTAATTCACGGAGGAACGCCTAGGGTTCCGCCCCGACATCGCTCCCCTCGCCACCCCGCCATGGAGCCGCGGCTGCAGCACCCCAAGAACGGCCTCTTCTTCTCTGATCTCTTCGACTTTGGTGTAATTATCTTCCCCCTTCTTGGTTCAAATTCGGGTACCAATGATGACGTGTATATGATTAGAATTTTTTAAAGAAGCAGTTAAATCTATGTTGAACCATTTGCAATTAACCTTGATTTCTATGTATACAATCTGGCATGCGATATTAGGCAATTTAATTTCTAACATCCTTGGACGCATGTTCTTTTGTTGTATATACCTTTGAAATTGCGATCATGTAAATAGAAATATGTGAACTTTGTTACCGAGGATGAGTAATATATCCTGATATAAATGATTGGTGCATTTAAAAATGCCATGAGATAAAAGATTCCTGTGAAGTAGAATGCATTGTGGCCCTCTTTTGCTTTTGGGACTCCAAAGCATGTGATCGTCCTTCTACAAAGCTTTCTTGCAGTCCATTTTAAGTTCAGTCGAAGCATCCTGAGCTGGAGATGAAGTGAGTCATGGCATACTCATAAGTGAATCTACATGATTTTGGAAGAGGATGGTGAAACTTGTACTTCCAAGTTACATGTTCCAAACATATTACTGATacttgaatacttgcaacatattaatcatttttttaatctGTTTTGAAATGATTGATATTGTTAGAGATATCTAGAAATGATACTTCATATATTACGAACCCGAAATTGCGTCCCTTGAAACTCAAACATTGTATTCCTGACAACCGTCTCAAAGGAGCTTAGTTCTTTTGATGCATCCCTGAATAGTTCTAGTGTCCTTAATAGTCCAAACATAATATCACCCAAATTGCACTTAACTATTTTGATATAATTCAAACATGAAGCATGAGTTGGATAAATATCACTGTTTTAGGCATGACAGGATGTGCCTCATCTTCGCATTATCGTAGAGTTCTGCAACTTGGAACAACATTTTGGTAGTTATGATAGTTGGATTTTCTTGTCAAAGATATCATACAGTTTGTGCCTACTCATTGCAGGTAGCCAAGTTCTACTTAATCATTTGGCTAATTGTAGCTATTTTTCATGTTTCTTTTGCAGGCCAATGATCGGCAAAAGAAAAAACGGTTGAAGGGAATACAAGCAGATGAGGAAGGAGATGCAATATTTGGAGGACTTCTTGACAAGTGGTTCTGCAGAAAATGAGTCAGAATATATAAGAAAAAGGTATTCTTGGCAAACCTAAAGTTGCTCCACACTACATAATATGCATGTCTTCTAATTTCTCCATATATATATGCAAAGCATTTTTTTCCCCCTTGTATCATCCTCTGCTATTTATTAACTGATGTCCAGTTTCTAATGTTGATCGTCATAAGTTCACTGATTTGAGCTAAATTGCCAGAGGTAAATATGCTGATTTTGAAAAAACTACATCAACCCCATGCATGTTAATATAATTAGCAAAGGTAGTTGATGGAAACAAGGATTTAGGACCATGAACGTAGGTCTATTTTCCCCTAGAATGGTTTAT
Protein-coding regions in this window:
- the LOC135673332 gene encoding S-formylglutathione hydrolase-like translates to MDAGTGAGFYLNAKEEKWKNWRMYDYVVKELPKVLSENFEQLDTSRASISGHSMGGHGALTIYLKNLEKYKAVSAFAPITNPTNCPWGQKAFSNYLGSDKSDWQEYDATLLIEKCSKISTPILIDQGEDDKFLHDQLLPHNFEDACKGANAPLVLRMQPGYDHSYYFISTFIDDHIHHHAKALKCA